Proteins encoded by one window of Rouxiella chamberiensis:
- a CDS encoding cobalamin-independent methionine synthase II family protein, giving the protein MSVANPVYRAEVVGSFLRPEALKVARQQFKAGEIDAAQLRAVEDTEIRRVVELQREAGLQVVTDGEFRRAWWHFDFFEGLQGVEGYDAEQGIQFNGVQTKSRSIKVVDKIAFGEHEMLEHFRFLKSISGDAVPKMTIPSPSVMHFRFNRDAVKHVYPNIEDYFDDLAQVYRDAINAFYAAGCRYLQLDDTVWAYLCSEDQKKQIIARGDTPEALAKTYARVLNKAIEGKPDDLIIGLHVCRGNFRSTWISEGGYEPVAEILFGTVNIDRFFLEYDNERSGGFEPLRFIKPGRQQAVLGLITTKTGELELAKDVETRIKEATEYLDIQQICLSPQCGFASTEEGNSLTEKQQWDKLKLVVDIAAKIW; this is encoded by the coding sequence ATGTCTGTAGCCAACCCTGTTTATCGCGCCGAAGTTGTCGGCAGTTTCCTGCGTCCCGAAGCCCTGAAAGTGGCACGTCAGCAGTTCAAGGCCGGTGAAATCGATGCCGCACAGCTTCGCGCTGTCGAAGACACCGAAATCCGCCGTGTGGTTGAGCTGCAACGCGAAGCCGGTTTGCAAGTGGTTACTGACGGTGAGTTCCGCCGTGCATGGTGGCACTTTGATTTCTTCGAAGGGTTGCAGGGCGTTGAAGGTTACGACGCAGAGCAGGGCATTCAGTTCAACGGCGTGCAGACGAAATCCCGCAGCATCAAGGTCGTCGACAAGATTGCCTTCGGCGAGCACGAGATGCTCGAGCATTTCCGTTTCCTGAAAAGCATCAGCGGCGACGCGGTGCCAAAAATGACCATTCCAAGCCCGAGCGTGATGCACTTCCGCTTTAACCGCGATGCCGTAAAACATGTGTATCCGAATATCGAAGACTACTTTGACGATTTGGCGCAGGTCTACCGTGATGCAATCAACGCCTTCTATGCCGCAGGCTGCCGTTATCTACAACTGGATGACACCGTTTGGGCCTACCTCTGTTCGGAAGATCAGAAGAAACAGATCATTGCCCGTGGCGATACGCCGGAAGCGCTGGCGAAAACCTATGCTCGCGTGCTGAACAAGGCGATTGAAGGCAAGCCGGATGACCTGATAATCGGTCTGCATGTGTGTCGCGGCAACTTCCGCTCAACCTGGATTTCCGAAGGCGGCTATGAGCCGGTGGCAGAGATTCTGTTTGGCACCGTGAACATCGATCGCTTCTTCCTGGAATACGATAACGAGCGTTCGGGCGGTTTCGAGCCACTGCGTTTCATCAAGCCGGGTCGACAGCAGGCGGTGTTGGGCCTGATCACCACCAAAACCGGCGAGCTGGAATTGGCGAAGGACGTGGAAACACGTATTAAAGAAGCGACCGAATATCTGGATATCCAGCAGATTTGCCTAAGCCCGCAGTGTGGATTCGCCTCGACGGAAGAAGGCAACAGCCTGACCGAGAAGCAGCAATGGGACAAGCTGAAGCTGGTTGTGGATATCGCTGCGAAGATTTGGTAG
- the phoR gene encoding phosphate regulon sensor histidine kinase PhoR, whose translation MLERLSWKRLAGELFMFCCPALILAIFIGHLPWLLLLSLAAALGWNYYNQLKLSHWLWLDRSITPPSGLWSWEPLFYGLNQMQMRNRRRRRELALLIKRFRSGAESLPDAVVLTTEEGNIFWCNGLAQELLGFRWPEDNGQHLFNLLRYPELRIWIQSRDFTRPLTLQLNNGHYVEFRVMPYSEGQLLIVARDVTQMRQLEGARRNFFANVSHELRTPLTVLQGYLEMMDDDALEEPFRSKALDTMQAQTRRMDGLVKQLLTLSRIEAATNIDLHEKVDIPAMLGMLEREVQTLSNGRHDITFKVDDQLKVFGNDDQLRSAVSNLVYNSVNHTPEGTRIEVSWQKSTQGAHFEITDNGPGIAPQHIPRLTERFYRVDKARSRQTGGSGLGLAIVKHALTHHHSRLEISSEIGVSTRFMFTLPPRLIVGQEIKSSTA comes from the coding sequence GTGTTAGAACGATTGTCGTGGAAACGGCTGGCGGGAGAACTGTTCATGTTCTGCTGTCCGGCGCTTATTCTTGCCATCTTTATCGGCCATCTGCCGTGGCTGCTGCTGCTCTCTCTCGCGGCGGCACTAGGCTGGAACTACTATAACCAGCTTAAACTCTCGCACTGGCTGTGGCTTGACCGCAGCATCACCCCGCCGAGCGGTCTGTGGAGCTGGGAACCGCTTTTTTACGGCCTGAACCAGATGCAGATGCGCAACCGGCGCAGAAGGCGCGAGCTGGCGCTGCTGATTAAACGTTTTCGCAGCGGCGCAGAATCCCTGCCCGATGCCGTGGTGCTGACCACCGAAGAGGGCAATATTTTCTGGTGCAACGGTCTGGCGCAGGAACTGCTCGGCTTTCGCTGGCCCGAAGATAACGGCCAGCATCTTTTCAACCTGCTGCGCTATCCCGAACTGCGCATCTGGATCCAGAGTCGTGATTTTACTCGTCCGCTGACCTTGCAGCTCAACAATGGTCATTACGTGGAATTCCGCGTGATGCCGTATTCCGAAGGCCAGTTGCTGATTGTGGCCCGTGACGTCACCCAGATGCGCCAGCTTGAAGGCGCACGCCGCAACTTCTTTGCCAACGTCAGCCATGAATTGCGTACGCCGCTGACCGTGTTGCAGGGGTATCTCGAAATGATGGACGACGACGCGCTGGAAGAGCCGTTTCGCAGCAAGGCGCTGGACACCATGCAGGCGCAGACGCGCCGCATGGACGGCTTGGTCAAGCAGCTTCTGACGCTTTCTCGCATCGAAGCAGCCACTAACATCGACCTGCACGAAAAGGTCGATATTCCGGCGATGCTGGGCATGCTCGAGCGCGAGGTACAGACTTTGAGCAACGGCCGTCATGACATTACCTTCAAGGTTGACGACCAGCTCAAGGTGTTTGGCAATGACGATCAACTGCGCAGCGCCGTCTCGAATCTGGTCTACAACTCGGTAAACCACACGCCGGAAGGCACGCGGATAGAAGTCAGCTGGCAGAAGTCGACGCAGGGCGCGCACTTTGAAATCACGGACAACGGACCGGGCATCGCGCCGCAGCACATTCCACGACTGACGGAGCGATTCTATCGCGTCGACAAGGCGCGTTCACGGCAGACCGGCGGCAGCGGACTGGGGCTTGCGATTGTGAAACATGCGCTGACGCACCATCATTCGCGGCTGGAAATCAGCAGCGAAATCGGCGTCAGTACACGTTTTATGTTCACGTTGCCGCCGCGTTTGATTGTCGGTCAGGAAATAAAAAGTTCCACGGCATGA
- the sbcD gene encoding exonuclease subunit SbcD, which produces MRLIHTSDWHLGQYFFTKSRAPEHQAFLDWLITQVEQHRVDAVIVAGDIFDTGSPPSYARELYNRFIVNLQRTGCQLVVLAGNHDSVATLNESRELLSCLNTQVIATVGDTLARQVITLQDRQGNPGAILCAIPFLRPRDLLASRAGQSGNEKQMALQEAITQHYSSLYQAACERRDALGLALPIIATGHLTTVGVTTSDSVRDIYIGTLDAFPAQAFPPVDYVALGHIHRAQKIAKTEHIRYSGSPIPLSFDEASNEKSVYLLDFTGATLNAVETLPVPRTQPMEIVRGTLAEIEQQLLAYESHAEQGTVWLDIEVATQDYLSDIQRRIQQLTDPLPVEVVLLRRSKEQRMQGLLQQEKETLKELSVNDVFERRLAQDTGAEAGRQQRIRTLFTQLVEEVEHGHSAEDAAQ; this is translated from the coding sequence ATGCGACTGATTCACACCTCTGACTGGCACCTCGGTCAGTACTTTTTTACCAAAAGCCGCGCGCCGGAGCATCAGGCCTTTCTCGACTGGCTCATCACGCAGGTTGAACAGCATCGGGTCGATGCGGTCATCGTCGCGGGCGACATCTTCGATACCGGCTCGCCGCCAAGCTACGCGCGCGAGTTGTATAACCGTTTTATCGTCAATTTGCAGCGCACAGGCTGTCAGCTGGTGGTGCTGGCCGGTAATCACGACTCCGTCGCAACCCTGAACGAATCGCGCGAGCTGCTCTCCTGCCTGAATACCCAAGTTATCGCGACCGTCGGCGACACTCTCGCGCGTCAGGTCATCACCCTGCAAGACAGGCAAGGCAATCCGGGCGCGATTCTCTGTGCCATTCCGTTTCTGCGCCCCCGTGATCTGCTGGCGAGCCGCGCCGGGCAGTCCGGTAATGAAAAGCAGATGGCCCTTCAGGAGGCGATTACCCAGCATTATTCGTCGCTGTATCAGGCGGCCTGCGAACGGCGCGATGCGCTCGGCCTCGCGTTGCCCATCATCGCCACCGGCCATCTCACCACCGTCGGTGTCACCACTTCGGATTCGGTGCGCGATATCTACATCGGCACGCTCGACGCCTTTCCCGCGCAGGCTTTCCCGCCCGTCGACTATGTCGCGCTCGGCCATATTCACCGCGCGCAGAAGATTGCCAAAACAGAGCATATTCGCTACAGCGGCTCCCCTATTCCCCTGAGTTTCGACGAGGCGAGCAACGAGAAAAGCGTGTACCTGCTGGATTTCACAGGCGCAACGCTCAACGCCGTAGAAACGCTGCCCGTGCCGCGCACGCAACCTATGGAAATCGTACGCGGCACGCTCGCCGAAATAGAGCAGCAATTGCTGGCCTATGAATCGCACGCGGAACAGGGCACCGTCTGGCTGGATATCGAGGTCGCGACCCAGGATTATCTCAGCGATATTCAACGCCGCATCCAGCAACTCACCGACCCGTTACCGGTCGAAGTCGTGTTACTGCGCCGCAGCAAGGAACAAAGGATGCAGGGACTGTTGCAACAGGAAAAAGAGACGCTCAAAGAGCTGAGTGTGAATGACGTGTTCGAACGTCGGCTGGCGCAGGATACTGGCGCTGAAGCGGGCCGACAGCAGCGGATCCGCACACTGTTTACCCAGTTGGTTGAAGAGGTCGAGCACGGCCATTCGGCAGAGGACGCCGCCCAGTGA